One part of the Acidobacteriota bacterium genome encodes these proteins:
- a CDS encoding disulfide bond formation protein B, with protein sequence MSINGIASLLPYIAWIIVLLSIAGSLFFSEVMQLPPCVLCWVQRIAMYPLLLIIGAGIITRDAKMKIYALPLCLSGLAVAIYHNLLYYGIIPETIAPCSEGVPCNAVQIELLGFITIPLMGLAAFATIALCLIFYKPKEN encoded by the coding sequence ATGTCAATAAATGGAATAGCCAGCCTGCTGCCCTATATCGCTTGGATAATCGTGCTGTTGTCTATCGCCGGCAGCTTGTTTTTCAGTGAAGTGATGCAGCTGCCGCCATGCGTCTTGTGTTGGGTTCAGCGGATCGCGATGTATCCGCTGCTGCTGATCATCGGTGCGGGAATAATCACTCGTGACGCAAAGATGAAGATCTACGCCTTGCCGCTGTGTCTCTCCGGGTTGGCCGTTGCCATTTATCACAATCTGCTCTACTACGGAATTATCCCCGAGACGATCGCGCCATGTTCAGAAGGCGTTCCTTGCAACGCCGTGCAGATCGAGCTTCTCGGCTTTATTACGATACCGTTGATGGGGCTCGCGGCTTTCGCCACGATAGCGCTTTGTTTGATATTTTATAAACCAAAGGAAAATTAA
- a CDS encoding DsbA family protein, protein MRKEIIILGAIIALVVVGAVIGSNYYRSSVQKESVVGNSNSGGKPKIAPEQLVRPDSPSLGPADAKVTLVEFYDPECESCASFAPVVKKILKEYEGKIRFVTRYMPLHPNSLTAANFTEAAGEQGKYWEAQDILFRKQPEWGTKHGPPTAAPLPNINELFDKYAKELGLDMEKASAAIKSKKFDAKIEQDRKDGQAIGVRRTPTFFVNGRELATFGESYLRALIEEEMKK, encoded by the coding sequence ATGCGTAAAGAGATCATTATATTAGGGGCGATAATCGCCCTTGTCGTTGTCGGGGCTGTGATCGGTTCAAACTATTATCGTAGTTCCGTTCAAAAAGAATCGGTCGTCGGTAACAGCAATTCCGGTGGAAAGCCAAAGATCGCTCCAGAACAGCTGGTTCGGCCCGACAGCCCGTCATTAGGGCCCGCGGACGCGAAAGTAACACTAGTTGAGTTTTACGATCCCGAATGCGAATCATGTGCGTCGTTTGCACCGGTCGTCAAAAAGATCCTCAAAGAATACGAAGGCAAGATTCGTTTCGTGACGAGATACATGCCGCTCCATCCAAACTCCTTGACAGCCGCGAACTTCACCGAGGCCGCAGGCGAGCAAGGCAAGTATTGGGAAGCCCAGGACATTCTATTCAGAAAACAGCCTGAATGGGGAACAAAACACGGCCCGCCGACCGCTGCTCCGCTGCCCAATATCAACGAGTTGTTCGACAAATACGCCAAGGAACTCGGCCTCGATATGGAAAAAGCGTCGGCCGCGATCAAGTCAAAGAAATTCGACGCGAAGATCGAGCAGGACCGAAAAGACGGCCAGGCCATCGGCGTCCGACGGACCCCTACATTTTTCGTCAACGGCCGAGAACTTGCTACCTTCGGCGAATCATATTTACGTGCTCTGATCGAAGAGGAAATGAAAAAGTAG
- the guaB gene encoding IMP dehydrogenase produces MEIDKIQEGLTFDDVLLVPAYSEILPAEADTRTKFSRNIDLNIPLCSSAMDTVTEASLAIALAQQGGIGVIHKNFSVTEQAEEVDKVKRSESGMIVDPVTIHQDKLVSDALEIMSRYKISGVPVVDSNGLLVGIITNRDLRFETRFDIPVSEIMTPQPLVTVPVGTTLDEAKVKLQKHRIEKLLVVDDNGHLKGLITVKDIQKAINFPLAAKDELGRLRCAAAIGATGDFLERAEALVNSRADAIVIDTAHGHSSRVIDAVKAVRSRFPEIEIVAGNVATAEATRALISAGVDAVKIGIGPGSICTTRVVTGAGVPQILAIVESVNAAKGSGVPIIADGGVKFSGDVAKAIAAGADSVMIGSLFAGTEEAPGEVILFQGRNFKTYRGMGSIGAMKRGSSDRYSQEGTVSDAKYVPEGIEGRVAYKGSVAEMVTQLVGGLRSGMGYTGCRSIAELQTNAQFVRITSAGLRESHVHDVIITKEAPNYRIES; encoded by the coding sequence ATGGAAATCGACAAAATACAAGAAGGCCTAACGTTTGACGACGTATTGCTGGTTCCTGCTTACTCGGAAATACTGCCGGCAGAGGCAGACACACGCACCAAATTTTCGCGCAATATCGATCTGAACATTCCACTGTGCTCATCAGCCATGGATACTGTGACCGAGGCGTCCCTGGCGATCGCACTTGCTCAGCAAGGCGGGATCGGTGTGATCCACAAGAATTTCAGTGTGACCGAACAGGCCGAAGAGGTCGACAAGGTAAAGCGCAGCGAATCTGGAATGATCGTCGATCCGGTCACGATCCATCAGGACAAATTGGTCTCTGATGCCCTCGAGATAATGAGCCGCTACAAGATCAGTGGTGTTCCGGTCGTCGATAGCAATGGTCTACTTGTTGGAATCATCACGAACCGTGATCTAAGGTTCGAGACGCGTTTTGATATTCCGGTCTCCGAGATTATGACGCCGCAGCCTCTCGTTACGGTTCCAGTCGGTACAACGCTTGACGAGGCCAAGGTCAAACTTCAGAAACACCGTATCGAGAAGCTGCTCGTTGTTGACGACAACGGGCATCTCAAGGGCTTGATCACGGTCAAGGACATACAAAAGGCGATCAACTTCCCACTCGCGGCAAAGGACGAACTCGGCCGTCTGCGTTGTGCAGCGGCGATCGGTGCAACGGGAGATTTTCTGGAACGTGCTGAGGCTCTCGTCAATTCGCGTGCCGATGCTATCGTTATAGACACGGCACACGGGCACAGTTCGAGAGTGATCGATGCGGTGAAAGCTGTGCGATCCAGGTTCCCTGAGATCGAGATCGTCGCGGGAAACGTCGCGACTGCGGAGGCAACAAGGGCATTGATCTCCGCCGGTGTTGATGCTGTTAAGATAGGAATCGGGCCCGGATCGATCTGTACGACCCGCGTTGTTACCGGAGCAGGAGTGCCGCAGATATTGGCGATCGTTGAAAGCGTAAACGCAGCTAAGGGCTCCGGCGTTCCGATCATTGCCGACGGCGGTGTCAAATTCTCAGGGGATGTTGCCAAAGCAATTGCCGCCGGAGCCGACAGCGTCATGATCGGCTCGCTTTTCGCCGGAACCGAAGAAGCTCCGGGCGAGGTCATACTGTTCCAGGGCCGCAATTTCAAGACATATCGCGGCATGGGCTCGATAGGAGCCATGAAAAGGGGCTCAAGCGACCGATACAGCCAGGAAGGCACCGTCTCCGACGCCAAGTACGTCCCCGAAGGCATTGAGGGCCGTGTCGCATATAAAGGTTCAGTCGCCGAAATGGTCACGCAGCTCGTCGGCGGCCTTCGATCAGGTATGGGCTATACCGGCTGCCGCTCGATCGCGGAACTGCAGACCAATGCACAATTCGTTCGTATTACGTCAGCCGGCCTGCGCGAGTCGCATGTTCACGATGTCATCATCACCAAGGAAGCTCCGAATTACAGAATTGAATCCTAA
- a CDS encoding helix-turn-helix domain-containing protein, with the protein MSQTLGEKLREAREERGISLSEVAEQTRISPHYIESIERDDYKPLPGGIFNKGFVKSFAKYVGVDEQEALADYSRAIAAKEGSDEADLKVYKPEVLTDDSSARSMIPTIIIAALILGLMTAGILFGLDYLNSPADPPKAANANSSNTGTNSNSAVAGTTSDATVPEMATLKIEFKTTSQPVRLLSTVDGEKSDNVVAAGSSKLFEPKESITLNYNRWNSSVVQLTINGKTIALPSAPLTPADKDRINFTISKENIATVWTSGSISNEVPPATTTETNTSTTPPAATGLTVVKPTPAPKPTTAANTATSPAKTPDPKPAATPRAAPTTAKPAANGPN; encoded by the coding sequence ATGTCACAAACTCTAGGCGAAAAGTTGCGGGAAGCCCGCGAAGAACGCGGTATTTCCTTAAGTGAAGTCGCGGAGCAAACCCGTATTTCACCTCACTACATCGAGTCGATCGAACGTGACGATTATAAACCGCTTCCCGGCGGTATATTCAACAAAGGCTTTGTCAAATCATTTGCCAAATATGTTGGGGTCGATGAACAAGAGGCTCTTGCCGATTATTCCCGGGCAATTGCAGCAAAGGAAGGCAGTGATGAAGCAGATCTAAAGGTCTATAAGCCTGAGGTGCTCACGGACGATAGTTCCGCGAGATCAATGATCCCAACTATCATTATCGCCGCTTTGATCCTTGGGCTGATGACTGCAGGCATTCTCTTCGGACTCGATTATTTGAATTCACCCGCAGATCCGCCGAAAGCCGCAAACGCCAATTCCTCTAACACGGGTACAAATTCGAATTCGGCTGTGGCCGGGACAACTTCTGACGCCACAGTGCCTGAAATGGCGACACTGAAGATCGAATTCAAGACGACCAGCCAACCCGTTCGGCTGCTTTCAACGGTCGATGGCGAAAAGAGCGACAATGTCGTCGCGGCCGGTTCATCGAAGCTGTTCGAACCAAAAGAAAGCATAACGCTGAACTATAACCGTTGGAATTCGTCCGTTGTTCAGCTAACAATAAACGGAAAGACGATCGCGTTGCCGAGTGCTCCGCTTACTCCTGCTGACAAAGACCGGATCAATTTCACAATATCGAAAGAAAATATCGCTACGGTGTGGACCAGCGGTTCGATCTCGAATGAGGTTCCGCCGGCGACAACAACCGAAACGAATACAAGCACGACGCCTCCGGCCGCAACCGGCCTAACCGTTGTAAAGCCTACTCCTGCACCGAAGCCTACAACGGCCGCAAACACGGCGACTTCGCCTGCAAAAACACCCGATCCAAAGCCGGCCGCAACGCCGAGGGCTGCTCCTACCACTGCCAAACCGGCAGCGAACGGGCCGAATTGA
- a CDS encoding BMC domain-containing protein codes for MSLEALGMIETKGFIGGVEAADAMVKAANVQLVGKEYIGAGYMTIFVRGDVGAVKAATDAGAAAARRVGELISVHVIPRPHGEVERILPKGGTVGVSPDEKALQGGERQLSSGGAGSSSAISNEGTKSKTK; via the coding sequence ATGAGTTTAGAAGCGCTCGGAATGATCGAGACCAAGGGCTTTATCGGTGGTGTCGAAGCTGCTGATGCTATGGTCAAGGCAGCCAATGTACAGCTTGTCGGCAAAGAGTATATTGGGGCCGGATACATGACCATCTTTGTTCGCGGAGACGTCGGAGCCGTCAAAGCAGCTACTGATGCAGGAGCAGCAGCAGCTCGCCGTGTTGGCGAACTTATCAGTGTCCACGTCATACCGCGTCCGCACGGTGAGGTCGAACGAATCTTGCCGAAAGGCGGGACTGTCGGCGTGAGTCCTGACGAAAAAGCTCTGCAGGGCGGCGAAAGACAGCTTAGCTCCGGCGGTGCCGGATCATCGTCAGCTATCTCTAACGAGGGCACCAAGTCCAAGACAAAATAG
- a CDS encoding aldehyde dehydrogenase family protein, producing the protein MSAAALSDAARLGQMAREETGFGKPEDKREKNRFAAEDVWNYFKTLKTVGVVRETESIVEIASPRGVVAAIIPSTNPTSTAIFKIIIAIKSRNTIVLSPHPSAAKCIAETARIMLDAGIKHGLPADSVKCLKLTTIEGTEALMKHKQTAVILATGGTGLVRAAYSSGKPAFGVGPGNVPVYIDKSADVAKAVADILTSTCFDNGTICASEQSVVADSAVADEVRSQFRAQGGHFLNANDAESVGKILLTPQRTLNPAIVGKSAAFIADLAGVVIPEGTRCLLADCLGVGRDHPWSIEKLSPTLAFFVVDGVEAGAARCLEILQFGGMGHTSGMHTQDRSAAIRFGEKMPTARVIINSPTTHGAIGFSTGLSPSMTLGCGSWGGNVTSDNVSPIHLIDIKRVAFETKPVNKRSPAVSAVKTDAAVTQPFIKPRSVTREDIAALVDSFLSKHVKREAPAPVAEPVKQTIVHHTYPLPEPKKPPAPLDFVSEDDVRRALDKGQRIFITKKAILTPSARDLGTEKDIFTIV; encoded by the coding sequence ATGTCAGCGGCGGCGTTGTCCGATGCGGCCCGTCTGGGGCAGATGGCTCGCGAAGAGACCGGATTTGGAAAACCTGAAGACAAGCGGGAAAAGAACAGGTTTGCCGCTGAGGATGTCTGGAATTATTTTAAGACCCTCAAGACTGTTGGGGTCGTCCGGGAAACCGAAAGTATTGTCGAAATAGCGAGTCCCCGCGGTGTCGTGGCCGCTATCATTCCTTCCACAAATCCGACCTCGACTGCAATATTCAAGATCATAATTGCGATCAAGTCACGCAATACCATTGTCTTGTCACCTCACCCTTCAGCTGCTAAATGTATTGCCGAAACGGCTCGAATCATGCTTGACGCCGGTATCAAGCACGGCCTCCCGGCGGATTCTGTCAAATGCCTGAAACTCACAACGATCGAGGGCACCGAAGCCCTGATGAAGCACAAACAGACAGCGGTGATCCTGGCTACAGGCGGTACCGGCTTGGTTCGAGCGGCATATTCTTCGGGCAAGCCAGCGTTTGGAGTCGGACCGGGGAATGTTCCGGTTTACATTGACAAGTCAGCTGACGTTGCAAAGGCCGTCGCAGATATTCTGACAAGTACTTGTTTTGATAACGGTACGATCTGTGCGTCTGAGCAGTCTGTCGTAGCCGACTCCGCGGTCGCTGATGAGGTGCGATCACAGTTTCGTGCTCAGGGCGGGCATTTTCTAAACGCGAACGATGCTGAGTCGGTCGGTAAGATCCTTTTGACGCCGCAACGCACACTTAATCCGGCCATTGTAGGGAAATCAGCCGCGTTTATCGCCGATTTGGCCGGTGTTGTGATCCCTGAAGGCACTAGATGTCTGTTGGCTGATTGCTTGGGTGTCGGACGGGATCATCCATGGTCGATCGAAAAATTATCGCCCACGCTTGCGTTCTTTGTCGTCGATGGGGTCGAAGCGGGAGCCGCGCGCTGTTTGGAGATCTTGCAGTTTGGAGGCATGGGCCATACGTCGGGAATGCACACCCAAGATCGGTCGGCGGCGATAAGGTTCGGCGAAAAAATGCCGACCGCAAGGGTCATAATAAATTCGCCGACAACCCATGGCGCGATCGGATTTTCGACGGGTCTTTCACCGTCGATGACGCTCGGCTGCGGTTCTTGGGGCGGAAATGTAACGTCGGATAACGTATCGCCTATTCATTTGATCGACATCAAACGGGTAGCGTTCGAAACGAAGCCCGTGAATAAAAGGTCGCCGGCAGTTTCGGCGGTAAAGACCGATGCCGCTGTTACTCAACCTTTCATCAAACCGAGATCGGTCACCCGCGAAGATATTGCTGCACTAGTTGACAGCTTCTTAAGCAAACATGTTAAACGGGAGGCTCCGGCGCCGGTTGCTGAACCGGTCAAACAAACGATCGTGCATCACACTTACCCGCTTCCTGAGCCGAAAAAGCCGCCCGCACCGCTGGATTTTGTCAGCGAGGATGACGTTCGCAGAGCATTGGATAAAGGTCAGCGGATATTTATAACAAAGAAAGCGATCCTGACGCCTTCGGCTCGAGACCTCGGCACTGAGAAGGATATTTTTACGATCGTCTAG
- a CDS encoding zinc ribbon domain-containing protein, with protein sequence MAEAVLEKAICAACGVDVREGTQFCYNCGKPVPNGLESTVVPAELSGNADPGSNIENDDKIETNDKAEKLAAAATERKRSRVGQRKPKKVIWEEPGAASNRMFILVCLLITVIAGALVFLMVFMK encoded by the coding sequence ATGGCTGAAGCGGTTCTCGAAAAAGCGATTTGTGCTGCATGTGGCGTTGACGTCCGTGAAGGCACCCAGTTTTGTTATAATTGCGGAAAGCCGGTTCCGAATGGACTCGAATCAACCGTGGTCCCGGCGGAACTGAGCGGTAATGCCGATCCCGGATCGAACATCGAAAATGACGACAAGATCGAAACAAACGATAAAGCAGAGAAGCTAGCAGCCGCGGCGACCGAACGTAAAAGGTCGCGCGTGGGCCAGCGAAAGCCAAAAAAGGTCATTTGGGAAGAGCCCGGTGCGGCATCGAACAGGATGTTCATTCTAGTCTGTTTACTTATCACCGTGATCGCAGGTGCTTTGGTCTTCCTGATGGTTTTCATGAAGTAA
- a CDS encoding BMC domain-containing protein — MQALGMVECFGLVAMIEAADAMVKAANVTLVGYEKIDAGLVTAIVRGEVGAVKAAVDAGAAAARRVGTVTAVHVIPRPHSEVDEGIPVLVTGETNRKKISGSVPE, encoded by the coding sequence ATGCAAGCTTTAGGGATGGTTGAGTGTTTTGGACTTGTCGCGATGATCGAGGCGGCGGATGCGATGGTCAAGGCGGCAAATGTTACACTCGTCGGCTACGAAAAGATCGACGCCGGGTTGGTCACTGCGATCGTTCGCGGAGAGGTCGGAGCAGTCAAGGCCGCGGTGGATGCCGGCGCTGCTGCGGCTCGTCGTGTCGGTACGGTAACGGCCGTCCATGTCATTCCGCGACCGCATAGTGAGGTCGACGAAGGGATTCCGGTGTTGGTGACCGGCGAAACGAACCGCAAAAAGATCTCCGGTTCCGTGCCCGAATAG
- a CDS encoding VWA domain-containing protein, whose amino-acid sequence MKRNLFLFLSGTTFAVAILFQSFFASNAQIASTKAVNATPTPVPTPSPTPKPTPNVLNDDTIEKVDTELVNLNIRVIDRNSRPVNDVKQGDFKIYEDGVLQQIDYFSRSEVPTNYALVIDNSGSLRPQLEKVIEAGKILVNTNGPLDETAIIRFVGREKISIEQPFTTNKADLIDSLDNLYIEGGQTAIIDAVYLAVENVEEYEKSQSAADRKRRAIVLVTDGEDRDSYYNEKQLFELLRESEAQIYVVGFVGDLSKEGGFIGKSPQGKARAFLERMATETGGKAYFPSGPSELPAVAKDIASELRTQFSIGYVPSNDKKDGTYRNIKVVVEDGPNKQKRIPITRTGRTAEADGSNQTKPSTTPTKP is encoded by the coding sequence ATGAAACGAAACCTTTTTCTCTTTTTATCCGGAACAACCTTTGCGGTGGCGATCTTATTCCAGTCTTTTTTTGCGTCGAATGCTCAGATAGCCTCAACGAAAGCGGTTAATGCGACTCCTACACCTGTACCAACACCTTCGCCAACGCCGAAACCGACACCGAATGTGCTGAACGACGACACCATCGAAAAGGTCGACACTGAACTTGTTAACCTCAACATCAGGGTGATCGACCGCAATAGCCGTCCGGTAAATGATGTAAAGCAGGGTGATTTTAAGATCTACGAAGATGGCGTCCTCCAGCAGATCGATTATTTTTCGCGCTCGGAAGTCCCGACAAATTACGCACTTGTGATCGATAATTCCGGTTCGCTTCGTCCGCAGCTTGAAAAGGTGATCGAGGCCGGAAAGATATTGGTAAACACAAACGGCCCGCTGGATGAGACAGCGATCATTAGATTCGTCGGGCGAGAAAAGATCAGTATTGAACAGCCTTTCACGACCAACAAAGCTGACCTCATCGATTCGCTTGATAATCTCTATATCGAGGGCGGCCAGACCGCAATAATCGATGCCGTTTATCTCGCGGTGGAAAATGTCGAGGAATACGAGAAGTCACAAAGTGCCGCGGACCGTAAAAGACGTGCGATCGTTCTGGTAACCGATGGAGAAGACCGCGACAGCTATTACAACGAGAAGCAGCTTTTTGAGCTGCTTCGTGAATCAGAAGCTCAGATCTATGTTGTCGGGTTTGTTGGCGACCTGAGCAAAGAGGGCGGCTTTATCGGCAAGAGCCCGCAGGGAAAAGCGAGAGCTTTTCTTGAAAGAATGGCAACAGAGACAGGAGGAAAGGCGTATTTCCCATCGGGTCCGAGCGAATTGCCGGCAGTCGCAAAGGACATTGCCAGTGAACTGCGTACCCAGTTTTCGATAGGCTACGTACCCTCGAACGACAAAAAGGACGGCACATACCGCAACATTAAGGTCGTCGTTGAAGACGGCCCAAACAAACAGAAGCGTATTCCGATCACACGTACGGGCAGGACGGCTGAAGCGGATGGTTCGAATCAAACAAAGCCGTCAACTACGCCGACGAAACCATAG
- a CDS encoding VWA domain-containing protein, which produces MALNALVVLARPLVARAVYIAFTFAIVFATMFAQEPTPTPPLADDDNAPVKVKTDLVTLTLTVTDLYGRYVSGLNKNAFQIADNGEPQEITFFSDSDAPVSVGILFDVSGSMSGDKINKARKALSRFILTSHPSDEYFLIAFNSRAQLLLDRTRDGDAVLQKLTLVQPKNNTALYDAVYLGIERVTRGSHQKRALLIISDGQDNASRYNFGEVRRLMKEADVVTYSVGIMSRGDTMSGPGMQGQSFLDEISSVTGGKSFYPDTDVEMDEIFERIALELRHQYSIGYTPKDFAPDGKWRKVKVKVKPPRGLPRLTVRSREGYYATPNVSYR; this is translated from the coding sequence ATGGCCTTAAATGCGTTGGTGGTATTGGCACGGCCCTTGGTTGCTCGAGCGGTATATATTGCGTTTACGTTTGCCATCGTGTTCGCCACAATGTTTGCTCAGGAACCGACACCGACTCCGCCGCTTGCAGATGACGACAATGCTCCGGTCAAGGTGAAGACCGATCTCGTCACGCTAACGCTTACGGTTACCGACCTTTACGGAAGATATGTTTCGGGACTGAACAAAAACGCCTTCCAAATAGCGGACAATGGCGAGCCTCAGGAAATTACATTTTTCAGTGATAGTGATGCCCCGGTTTCCGTAGGGATCCTGTTTGACGTTTCCGGATCGATGAGCGGTGACAAGATCAACAAAGCTCGGAAAGCGTTGTCCAGATTCATCCTAACAAGTCACCCGTCGGACGAGTATTTCCTGATCGCTTTCAACAGCCGGGCCCAGTTGCTGCTCGATCGAACCCGTGACGGCGATGCTGTCCTGCAAAAATTAACGCTTGTTCAACCAAAGAACAACACGGCACTTTACGATGCCGTTTATCTTGGGATCGAGCGAGTCACTCGCGGCTCTCATCAAAAGCGGGCACTTTTAATAATCAGTGATGGACAAGACAACGCATCGCGGTATAATTTTGGCGAGGTTCGTCGATTGATGAAAGAAGCTGATGTCGTCACGTATTCGGTCGGGATAATGAGCCGAGGCGACACAATGAGTGGGCCCGGAATGCAAGGGCAGTCTTTTCTGGATGAGATCAGCTCGGTGACTGGCGGCAAGTCGTTCTATCCTGACACCGACGTCGAAATGGACGAGATATTCGAGCGGATCGCCCTCGAACTGAGGCATCAATACTCCATTGGATATACGCCGAAGGACTTTGCACCGGATGGAAAGTGGCGGAAAGTTAAAGTTAAGGTCAAACCTCCGCGGGGTTTACCGCGTCTAACGGTTCGCAGTCGCGAAGGCTACTACGCAACTCCAAATGTCAGTTATCGATAA
- a CDS encoding type II secretion system F family protein translates to MAEFICRLGTPSGEIVTKVVEAAAAADARLRLEADGFRVFAISSAEEGLTSVLSLGGSTKGKVKSSDFLLFNQQLSALLRAGIPVLQAIGLLKTRSGSANLRAVLVDVEEKIKNGIPLSDAFESQGIFPRIYTASILAGEKSGALDDVLERFVTYLKRSVGISRKLRGALAYPAFLLLAATLMVAFLTFYIVPRMSDLFKGLSANRALPTLTVWVLAFSNAIIGNIWWLLPLVIIITVALVLWLRTANGKLMLHKLLLRIPVAGQLIRNMAASSLARSLSTLLSGGITVPESWDIASQSINNLELRRRSQGVLPMIREGRGFTEALEQANWLPELALDMIGIGEKSGSLREMLDEVATFYDAEAEVRLEQLTTLLEPAILLFMAGIVVIILLAIYLPIIQTISSGPFGGRKQ, encoded by the coding sequence ATGGCTGAATTCATTTGTCGACTCGGCACCCCATCGGGTGAGATCGTAACAAAAGTAGTCGAAGCGGCTGCAGCTGCCGATGCCCGTTTGAGGCTTGAGGCCGATGGATTTCGCGTTTTTGCCATCTCGTCTGCCGAAGAAGGGCTTACGTCAGTACTTTCGCTTGGCGGCTCGACCAAGGGCAAGGTCAAGTCAAGCGATTTCCTGTTATTTAATCAACAACTTTCAGCATTGCTTCGGGCCGGAATTCCGGTTTTGCAAGCGATCGGATTGTTAAAAACGCGCTCAGGTTCAGCAAATCTGCGTGCAGTTCTGGTAGATGTCGAGGAAAAGATCAAGAACGGCATTCCGCTTTCTGATGCTTTTGAATCGCAGGGTATCTTTCCGCGTATCTACACTGCCTCGATCCTGGCCGGCGAAAAGAGCGGTGCGCTGGACGATGTGCTGGAACGTTTTGTTACATATCTGAAACGAAGCGTAGGCATATCGCGAAAGCTTCGCGGAGCTTTGGCATATCCCGCATTCCTGCTTTTGGCCGCCACCTTGATGGTCGCATTCTTGACCTTCTACATCGTGCCGCGAATGTCCGATCTTTTCAAAGGGTTAAGTGCCAATCGAGCTTTGCCGACTCTAACTGTCTGGGTGCTTGCCTTTTCCAACGCCATCATCGGAAATATTTGGTGGCTGCTGCCCTTAGTAATAATCATAACTGTCGCCTTGGTCTTATGGCTGCGCACGGCAAATGGTAAGCTGATGCTGCACAAATTGCTGCTCCGCATACCGGTCGCAGGCCAGCTGATCCGAAATATGGCGGCGTCATCATTGGCCCGTTCATTGTCAACACTTTTGTCCGGCGGTATCACGGTCCCCGAATCGTGGGACATTGCCTCGCAATCCATAAACAATCTGGAACTCCGACGCCGAAGCCAAGGCGTTCTGCCGATGATCCGTGAAGGACGCGGTTTTACCGAAGCTCTTGAGCAGGCCAATTGGCTTCCTGAACTTGCATTGGACATGATCGGCATTGGTGAAAAATCCGGCAGCTTGCGGGAGATGCTCGACGAGGTCGCAACTTTCTATGATGCCGAGGCGGAAGTACGTCTCGAACAGCTAACAACACTTCTGGAACCGGCGATCTTACTGTTCATGGCCGGAATCGTTGTTATTATTTTGCTTGCTATCTACTTGCCGATCATCCAGACCATCTCGTCAGGGCCGTTCGGCGGAAGAAAGCAGTAA